The following proteins are encoded in a genomic region of Arvicanthis niloticus isolate mArvNil1 chromosome 21, mArvNil1.pat.X, whole genome shotgun sequence:
- the C21H3orf62 gene encoding uncharacterized protein C3orf62 homolog isoform X1, protein MVAFREMSEKLRRCRKELTAAIDRAFEGVRHSQECTAHQRLDAPSLASLPVHRLLCRNPLAACPPAAPCSGASCAPENENPAFGPHHIPVNAKPQPLYPKRKPLTSKENVLMHSSILARERQFWRAAGDGENWRKESLRKDMERDLKVDPNMLLSSCSQEVTKDLLDMIDHTSIRTIEELAGKLEFENELNRVCGRCQDSPFKEEAWALLVDESPQKALDTDPGNLKQALDDQNIVETVLDLEEDYNLMTSFKYQIE, encoded by the exons ATGGTCGCTTTTAGGGAAATGTCTGAAAAACTACGAAGATGCAGAAAGGAGCTGACTGCTGCTATAGACCGAGCCTTTGAAGGAGTCAGGCATTCTCAGGAGTGCACAGCCCACCAGAGGCTGGACGCCCCGTCGCTCGCCTCCCTGCCGGTACACAGGCTCCTCTGCAGAAACCCGCTGGCGGCCTGCCCCCCTGCTGCCCCCTGCTCTGGTGCCTCTTGTGCTCCTGAGAATGAAAACCCGGCCTTTGGGCCACACCATATTCCAGTTAATGCAAAACCCCAGCCTTTATACCCCAAAAGAAAACCTCTGACCAGCAAGGAAAATGTCTTGATGCATTCTTCCATTTTGGCACGTGAAAGACAGTTTTGGAGAGCTGCAGGAGATGGGGAAAACTGGAGAAAAGAGAGTTTAAG GAAGGATATGGAGAGAGATTTAAAAGTTGACCCGAATATGCTGCTCAGCAGTTGTAGCCAAGAGGTCACAAAGGACCTGCTAGACATGATTG ACCATACAAGTATCCGAACTATTGAAGAACTGGCTGGAAAACTAGAATTCGAAAATGAATTGAACCGTGTGTGTGGACGCTGCCAAGATTCACCCTTCAAGGAGGAAGCCTGGGCTCTGCTTGTGGATGAGAGTCCTCAGAAGGCTTTGGATACTGACCCTGGTAACCTCAAGCAGGCTTTGGATGATCAGAATATTGTTGAGACTGTTCTGGACTTGGAAGAAGACTACAACTTGATGACCTCTTTTAAATACCAAATAGAGTGA
- the C21H3orf62 gene encoding uncharacterized protein C3orf62 homolog isoform X2, which produces MSEKLRRCRKELTAAIDRAFEGVRHSQECTAHQRLDAPSLASLPVHRLLCRNPLAACPPAAPCSGASCAPENENPAFGPHHIPVNAKPQPLYPKRKPLTSKENVLMHSSILARERQFWRAAGDGENWRKESLRKDMERDLKVDPNMLLSSCSQEVTKDLLDMIDHTSIRTIEELAGKLEFENELNRVCGRCQDSPFKEEAWALLVDESPQKALDTDPGNLKQALDDQNIVETVLDLEEDYNLMTSFKYQIE; this is translated from the exons ATGTCTGAAAAACTACGAAGATGCAGAAAGGAGCTGACTGCTGCTATAGACCGAGCCTTTGAAGGAGTCAGGCATTCTCAGGAGTGCACAGCCCACCAGAGGCTGGACGCCCCGTCGCTCGCCTCCCTGCCGGTACACAGGCTCCTCTGCAGAAACCCGCTGGCGGCCTGCCCCCCTGCTGCCCCCTGCTCTGGTGCCTCTTGTGCTCCTGAGAATGAAAACCCGGCCTTTGGGCCACACCATATTCCAGTTAATGCAAAACCCCAGCCTTTATACCCCAAAAGAAAACCTCTGACCAGCAAGGAAAATGTCTTGATGCATTCTTCCATTTTGGCACGTGAAAGACAGTTTTGGAGAGCTGCAGGAGATGGGGAAAACTGGAGAAAAGAGAGTTTAAG GAAGGATATGGAGAGAGATTTAAAAGTTGACCCGAATATGCTGCTCAGCAGTTGTAGCCAAGAGGTCACAAAGGACCTGCTAGACATGATTG ACCATACAAGTATCCGAACTATTGAAGAACTGGCTGGAAAACTAGAATTCGAAAATGAATTGAACCGTGTGTGTGGACGCTGCCAAGATTCACCCTTCAAGGAGGAAGCCTGGGCTCTGCTTGTGGATGAGAGTCCTCAGAAGGCTTTGGATACTGACCCTGGTAACCTCAAGCAGGCTTTGGATGATCAGAATATTGTTGAGACTGTTCTGGACTTGGAAGAAGACTACAACTTGATGACCTCTTTTAAATACCAAATAGAGTGA